Genomic DNA from Manihot esculenta cultivar AM560-2 chromosome 15, M.esculenta_v8, whole genome shotgun sequence:
gttcagatctcacaaccctttaaacaaccttagtttcaaccaatcctcaactagaattaagggtttcagccagtcatggctgaaccaaaacaaaaaatagaagaagagaacaaaggaaagaGAACAGGCGGCTGAAGGTGGAAGGagcagcggccgaacttccttGGCCGAATGGGGGTGAAGTCTTCTTGATGCAATCTCCCccttcttgtcttcataaggcctttaaatatgtcttgggagGTTGTCTAGGGTTTCTtgagtgtccatgcatcttttagaggttgcccaaagtgcccttggtcttacatgtgccttctatgtgcatgtgtgaattttgcaaggactttttggtcttttaattgctgtccaagtatgtccaagaagtcttcttcacatGATTCTTGCCActtatgcactaaagaggaaggtggagccttcttttgaattttgaatgtgcatggcatgaagtgggaaacatgtgatcttcaagatttgactTCCTAAATAAGAAAGGGGCAATTagggaggactttcggctgcctaaacttgttttcggaggctggactttcggctctggagcaaactttcggccgccgaaggtgctgtcgaaaataggtgactttcggctctggacgagactttcggcttccgaaggtacttccgaaggtggttgagtttcagctctggacgagactttcggcttccgaaagtgcttccaaaggtggcttttccagatttggcacttttttggcagttttgagagcattttctccaagattgtctctttacacttaatatctgtaaaacataattaaaattacaaaattaggtaggaaaggtataaataaacatcaataagatcatgataatatggactaaaatatgctctatcactagCCCTCCCctataaaaatagaaaacatAACCTTCTACTTTACATCATTTCATTAGTCAGTTATCATGGTTTCATATAAGTCACAATGCTCATTTTCACAGTTCATGTAGCTATCTCTCGTGAGCTCCACCATCACTCTCAACTGTCCACCATCATGGAGAAGTATAAACACTGGATGGCAAGATATGGAAGGGTTTATGAGCAACAAAAACGTTTTCAGATATTCAAGCATAATGTTGCTTTGATAGAAGCTTTCAATGCTGTCGAAAATAAATCCTTTAACGTAAGCATTAATCAATTTGCAGATCTAACTCAAGAAGAgtttaaaaaatactattttggAGCTAAACCGATCTTTCTCAATCCAGTTTAAAAAATGTTCAAACTTTGaattatgaaaacatgattgaTTTGCCTCCTTCAATAAATTGGAAAGCTGCTGGCCCTGTTACGAGCATCAAGGATAAGGTCAATGTGGTATGATATATTTGCCTCCTTCAATAAATTGGAAAACTGCTGGAACTGTTACGGGCATCAAGGATAAGGTCAATGTGGTATGATATAAAattgttttatatttattatatattaagcaTATTCAATGTCTTATTAACGTGTTGAAAATGGAAATAAATGCAGCAAGTTGCTGGGATTTTATATTAGCGGCAGCCGTTGAGTCTCCATATAAGATAAAATATGGACGATTAATAACTTTATCTGAGCAATAACTTTTAGACTGTGTTTCACCTGGATCTTTAAAGTATGATTATTGTGGTTATGGTTATCCGTTGCatgcctatatatatataatggctAACGGTAACGGTGGCTTGACTACAGAATACAATTAAATTAGCGTGCAGATCAAATTGCAATTGGAATACAAAACTATTATAGTCTTCCATCTTATTCAGAGGCCACAATTATGTAGGCACTGGTGCAACAACCAGTGGTTGTAATTATTGATGCCTATAATTCTGGTTTTATGTTAAACAATGGAGGTGTATTTGATGGAAAATTACCAAATGGACGATCATCTTGTACCACTGATAATACAAATCATGTTGTATTAGTGATTGGTTATGGTACTGATCCTTATGAAAGGGACTATTTTCTCATCAAGAATGGGAAACCCAATGGGGAGAGGGAGGATATGGAAGATTGTTAAGGGTGGGTGGAGCTGGCATTTGTGGAATAACAAACTGCTGAGCATTCCttagtttaattttagtttttattttcttgttttagtttttattttctagTTAACTAGTATGGATTAGAAAGTTTTTCTAGGTAGAAATTTcactatttttataataaaatcaatattatGAATGAATTTATTCAATACAAccgtttaaatttaattctattattctaatataaatttaatttcattatttcaaATTGCGATTTATCACTCCACCCACTCTATTTAAATACAACTAGGAACGGTCatattgatataattaaaagaatttaattgaattattatgtatatacataatttatttggagtaaaaccataaaaattaaataaattagaaccgaataaaaataaaaaatcaaatttcaacCGTTTTAAACCTTCTATTTTAATATCTCAcacttttcaaaatttaaattaataattaattgtgaATGAATTAtcatagttttaattttatttatttattttaatttttattattaaattaattgtagagtttatatgaatttaaaatttttaatcctatttgtatttaaaattcatttcaaacgggtttgttttattataattagtttTTAAGAAACATTGGTTCATCATTtctatatttcaattaaattttttaaaattattttatttattttattaaaaattatgatactgataaaaactaaaattatctATTTTGTTGATAATTAAATTCGGTATATCATAGTATATTTAATATAGGAATTgttcaattaaatatatattgaattaaattcaagGTTGGAGTGATCAAATAAATctgttaatttaaatttaaaaaaattcaaaattttaaatttagtgatttaaattaataataattatatctatatagctatataaaattgatttttaaaaggTTAAGGAGATTGctttttcatcaaaattaaGGAGAATTTAACATGTGgcagatttaattttatttatctatataaaataacacacttaaatttatatatttatgttaattggATACACTTAatctataatatattttattatctttaataatattactaatatgtaaatgataaatataatttattatcttcGCTGTTGCTACTAACTCATTGACATAATTATTTtaagattaatttatatatttttacaattttctaaatttaaattctaataatgagttttaaaatttatttgatataaaaatatattaaattataaggtattcttatttattaatttaaaattatagatataattagagaaatttacttatgaaaaaataataaaataaaatattatagtcTAGACGTATAaggtaaaataatataattataattactttttgactatgatttaaaaatatctCCCTGTCCtcttataaaaactaaaaaatataaatttataatctatCATTctgttttatataaattattttcgttgttaattttaatttttgagttaatgtagCTACTTCTTGCGACCTCCACCATCACTCCCGATCACCTACTatgatggagaaatatgaataaTGAATGACAAAATATAAAAGAGTGTATGAAACTTCTAATGAACAACATAAACGTTCTAGATATTCAAGCATAATGTTGCTTTGATAGAAGGTTTTTTAATTAGATCTAACTAAGTAGAGTTCAAAAACTATTATTTTAGGGCTAAGCCTCCTCCTTAATgtagtttaaaaaatattcaaattttaaattatcaaaacaCGATTAATTTGCCTCTAATAAATGGAAAAGTTGCTGGAGCTGTTACGGATGTGAAGAACTAAGGCCAATGTGTTATGATATAAACAtcgttttataatatatatatattatattaagtaTTTTCAATGTCTtattaacttattaaaaattggaaaaaaaaaaaaactagttgGATTTTCGCAGTAAGACAGTAATCGAGTTTGCACATAAGACAAAATATGAACAATCGATAAGTTTATCATATATtcagataaaataattttgtgTATATTATGTCATAGGTTATACCTTACACGCCGATAGCAGCTTGGTTACAGAAGACAATTATCCACGCTGATGTTGTTGAGATTAATTTGATGACGTGGCTGAAATAAAATTAGACTGTGATCGATTAGAACCTGCAAGAGAGGAAACGTGAGGTAGTGGTGGGTGTTCACAAAAgtcactctgacgctcaagttagtGTTTTAAAGAACATAGAAAATATAATGTATAACTTAGAGCTCATGTAGTATTAGAGATAGTGTACCTTTACTTTTGTGATCGTTCCTCTTTCATACTgtaaaaagatgtaaataatataacattTCTTGAGAATGCGATGATGATGTggttggctgctcaacatagctAGCTAATGGGTTTGTGATCTCGTGCTCACATGTGAAATGAGAATATACCTAGTAACGGTAACCGTGTGCCAAGACTCGGCCTATTAGGAAAGGGTAGGTCTTAACGATAGTCCGGGTCTTAAAGTGTCCGGGTCTCCTTTTCTTGTAGCAGGACAGTGTCTCTCACTTGTCAGATCCTTATCACTGGCCCATGTTTTGCAATGACAACTCATAGCTTACTTTGGGTGAATATTATATAACATTAAAAGTCCCTCGCTGGTCTTCGActctttagattcgaaggtgaTTGTTTGTCTTTCCGGTTTAGGAAACGTGGTGTGATCTCGATTGTGAGCGTCGTTTTGTTTGCCCGTGGTTGTTATTTTTTGTGCTGCATTCAAAACTTTGTATGCTATTTCGCTGTATAAGAacccttcttttttctttttggttcaTGACAGTTTCTCATGGAAGAGAGGAGTGGAGGTTCCTTTTCTTCTGTGGCCCGAAGGACATTGTCCTTTCGTCGTAAAACAGCTTGGGGGGTTTTGTTAATACTGATCTTTCACCCGATCTAGTTTTTCATTCGACACCTTCATTCTTTGTTTTTTCAGGGGTTGGTATATCCATCTTTCCGGCTGTCTGGCACAGATGAATCGATTAATTGGACCAACACCAAAATATGTGGTCTGGCAAGAGTCGCCTAGTGGCCTAGCCTGGCGAAGATTGCCTTATGGTCTTGcctagtgggaccaatgcctaaATGGCCTAGCGAAAGCTGCCATATAGTTTGCTTGACgaaaattgccttatggccttactTAGTGGGACTAACGCTCGAATGGCCTGGCAAAATTATCTTATGGTCTTGCCTAGTGGTATCAATGCTCTAATGGCCTGGTGAAAACTATCTTATAGCCTTGCTTAGTGGGATCAACACCCGAATGGCCTAGTGAAAACTATCTTATAGCCTGGTCTGGCAGAAATTATCTTATGGCCTTGCTTAGTGGAACCAACGCCCGAATGGCCTAGCGAAAATTACCTTATGGTCttgcttagtgggaccaatgcccgaatgGAGTCGCGAAAATTGCCTTATGTTTTGACCTGGCAAAAATGGCCTTATGGCCTTTGTTAATGGGACCAATACCCAAATGGTCTGGCAAAAGCTGCCTCAAGGTCTGGCCTAGCGAAAATTTCCTTATGGCCTTGCCTAATGGGACCAATGCTCGAATGGCCTGACGAAAGTTGCTTTATGGCTTGGTTTAGCCTCTCTTCGAAAGAGGCACTCATCTCGTTCCTTGTTACTGAATAACAACACATGTGAAAAATACcttgttaatttattattgataaaactttTTCATACTACAGATGCTCCAGGAATGGGGAATGAGACTATTTAACTTGGTCAGATTATATGACTCTGGACGAATAACCTTCGAGACCCTAAATGATTCTTTTTAATTCTTGCGCAACTTACTAGACCCGGTATTTCCACCCGCTACATTTATTCTTTTAAGGACTAGATCCCCTATGTTGAAGGCGTGTGGCCTAACCTTACTGTTGAACATTCAGgacattttatttctataaactGCTATTCTGATGGCAGCCTTTTCCCACAGAAATTCTGTTTGGTCCAAATTGAAATGGATTTCTTCAGGATTTTCTGATATCTCTAGATATTGTATCCTGAATCTGCATACTTGGATTTCAACAGGAATGACTGTCTTGGCCTCGTATACTAGAGAAAAGGGCGTTTCTCCTGTAACTGTTCAAAGGCTGGTTCTGTATGCCCATAGTATATGGGGTAACTCTTTGGGCTAGTTGCCCTTGATTTAGTCGAGCCTTTTCTTTAGACCCCACAGGATAGTCCTGTTAGTTACCTCCATCATACCATTGATCTGGGGGTGGTAGGTTGAGCTAAATATTAAGTCAATTTCCCATTTCTTGCAGAAGTCTTTAAATCTGAAGCTTGCAAATTGAATTCCATTATCATTGATTACTATTTTTGGAGGTGTATTTGATGGAAAATTATGGTTTTATGTTATACAATGGAGGTGTATTTGATGGAAAATTACCAAATGGACGACCATCTTATACCATTGATAACACAAATCATGTTGTATTAGTGATTGGTTATGGTACTGATCTTTATGGAAGGGACTATTTTCTCATCAAGAATTCGTGGGGAACCCAATGGGGAGATGGAGGATATGCAAAATTGTTAAGGGTGGGTGGAGCTGGCATTTGTGGAATAGCAAACTGGTCTtcctttagtttaattttagtttttattttctaattttaatttttatttactagtTAACTAATATGGGTTATAAAGTTTTTTTAGtagaaattttactatttttgtAATAAAATCAGTATTATgaatgaatttattaataaggCCGTctaaatttaattctattattttaatataaatttaatttcattatttcaaTCTGCGATTTATCACTTTATCACTTTACCCACTCTGTTTAAATACAACTAGAAACGGCCATAATatcacaattaaaaaaatttaattgaattattatgcATATACACAATTCTTTTTCAGAGTaaaccataaaattaaataaattagagaaccgaataaaaataaaaaatcaaattctaactctttcaaactttcaatttcAATACCTGattcttttcaaaatttaaatcaatgaTTAATTGTAAATGAGTTatcctaattttaattttatttatttattttaatttttattattaaattaattgtagagtttatataaatttaaaatttttaatcttatttgtatttaaaattcatttcaaaCGGGTTTgttttattacaattaatttttaaaaaacattgGTTCATCATTTCTATATTtgaatcaaattttttaaagttgttttattttttttattaaaaattatgataCTGATACAAACTTTATATTatctattttgtttataattaaattcGGTATATCATAGTAAATTTAATATAGGAATTGttgaattaaatatatattgaattaaattcaaggttaattaataattaatttctagtagttttattattataatttaaatgcataaatgattaaattaaagATGCAGGTAATTAAATTCATGCTAAATCTTTTCAAAACGATAATTTATGagaattctaattttttataatttatctataattcaaattttttgaaaatatttttagcaaATTTTATCATGAAAGCTTTTTTAAAAGGATAGTACATATAAACTTTCTAtttgcaaataatttttttaaactgagagtaatttatgtattattgtaatataattatggtatttttttcttttagtgaTCAAAATCtgttaatttaaattatgatgagttaaaattaaaaaaaaaattaaaatttaaaatttagtgatttaaattaataataattatatctatatagctatataaaattgatttttaaaaggGTTAAGGAGATTGCTTTTTCGTTAAAATTAAAGAGAATTTAACATGTGgcagatttaattttatttatctatataaaataccacacttaaatttatatatttatgttaattagATACACTtaacttttaatatattttattatctttaatgatattattaatatgtaaatgataaatataatttgtTATCTTCACTGTTATTATTAAtgtgatttttcaattttttattattttttatatttgtaatATCATACTAAAAGAATATATAATAcagaatattataaatatttaataatttttattaagaaaaaaaattaagaatggaAATTTGTTTCAAATTTACGgagactaatttttttttttcaaatacacATGCCTTTATTTTATATGAGTCGCAAGGTAATTTTTTCGGTTTTAAGTGCCAGTCAGAtgattgaattttatatttttataatttttaaaattaaaatttaacgataaattttaaaaactcatttgatataaaaacctattaattaaaattataaataattcggTGCAAGTAAACTTTCCACAAAACACTCATATGTACAcaacaaataatataaaagtatatTTTGATAGAGATATTCTTATTTGTTAATTCAAAATCATAGATATTGATTACGAGATTGATTaatagataattataaaatttaaaaaaaatgatgagaTAAAATATTATGATTCAGAAGTATcggataaaatattataatcataactactttttattatgatttaaaaatatctGGTATTCTTCTATAAAAGTAGGAAACATGACATTCTACTTTATATCATTTCATTTGTCGATCATCATGGTTTCATATAAGTCACAATGCTTATTTTCATTGTTCATCTTAGCTCTTTGGGCTAATGTAGCTATCTCTCGTGAGCTCCACCATCACTCTCGACTGCCCACCATGATGGAGAAGTATAAACAGTGGATGGCAAGATATGGAAGGGTTTATAAAGATTTTTCTGAGCAACAGAAACGGTTTCAGATATTCAAGTATAATGTTGCTTTGGTAGAAGCCTTCAATGCCGTAGGAAACAAATCCTTTAATGTAAGCATTAATCAATTTGCAGATCTAACCCAAGAAGAGTTTAGAAAATACTATCTTGGGGCTGAACCTCCTTCTCAATCCAGTTTAAGAAATATTCAAACTTTGAATTATGAAAACACGATTGAATTGCCTCCTTCAATAAATTGGAAAACTGCTAGAGCTGTTACGGGCATCAAGGACCAAGGCCAATGTGGTATGATATAAAattgttttatatatattatatattgagCATATTTATTATCTTATTAACTTGTTGAAAATGGAAATAAATGCAGGAAGTTGCTGGGCTTTTGCAGTAGTGGCAGCCGTTGAATCtgcatataaaataaaatatggacGATTGATAGCTTTATCAGAGCAACAACTTTTAGACTGTGTTTCACCTGGATCTTTAAATAATGATTATTGTGGTTATGGTAAACCGTTGCATGCCTATAGCTATATAATGGCTAATGGTGGCTTGACTACAGAAGACAATTATCCATATCACAAAGAAAAGGGCTACTGTGCAAATTGGCGTGCATATCAAATTGCAGTTGAAATACAAAACTATTATAGTATTCCATCTTATTCAGAGGCCACAATTATGCAAGCACTAGTGCAACAGCCCGTGGTTGTAATTATTGATGGGTATAATTCTGGTTTTATGTTATACGGTGGAGGTGTATTTGATGGAAAATTACCAAATGGACGACAATCTTGTACCACTAACACAAATCATGTTGTATTAGTGATTGGTTATGGTACTGATCCTTATGGAAGGGACTATTTTCTCATCAAGAATTCGTGGGGAACCCAATGGGGAGAAGGAGGATATGCAAGATTGTTAAGGGTGGGTGGAGCCGGCATTTGTGGAATAACAAACTGGCCCAGTATtcctttagtttaattttagtttttatttttagttttagtttttatatattaGTTAACTAGTATGGATTAGAAAGTTTTTCTAGGtagaaattttactatttttataataaaatcagtATAATATTGAATGAATTTATTCAATAGAATtgtctaaatttaattttattattctaatataaatttaatttcattattttaatttgtcaTTTATCATTTCACCCACTCTATTTAAATACAACTGAAAACGGTCATAATAAtcataattaaaagaatttaattaaattattatgtataTACACATGTTTTTAGagtaaaaccacaaaattaaataaattaaaccgaataaaaataaaaatttaaatttcaaccgtttcaaactttcaattttaatatctcatattttttaaaattttaatcaataattaGTTGTAAATGAGTTAtcatagttttaattttatttatttattttaatttttattcttaaattaattacagagtttatatgaatttaaaatttttaatcctATTTATATTTAACATTCTTTTCTAACGGGtttgttttattataattcatttTTAAGAAACATTGGTTCATCATTTCTATATTtgaatcaaatttttttaagttaatttatttattttattaaaaattatgataCTGATAAAAACTTTATATTATCTATTTTGTTGATAATTAAATTCGGTATATCACAATAAGTTTAATATAGGAATTGTTCAATTAAATTCAAGGTTAATTAATAATCAATTTCTAGTAGTTTCATTATTATAATActaataaaactttaaaactacttattatattgataataaaatttatagttactaaatttaaatacataaatgattaaattaaagatgcagtaatattttaaattaataataattatatctatatagctatataaaattgatttttaaaaggGTTAAGGAaattgctttttcttcaaaattaAGGAGAATTTAACATGTGgcagatttaattttatttatctatataaaataacacacttaaatttatatatttatgttaattggATACACCTAacctttaatatattttattatttttaataatattattaatatgtaaatgataaatataatttattatctacACTGTTACTACTTatgtgattttttaatttattattattttttaatattattttatttttattttaaataataaataaattactaaaaatataCTTATATTTCATAGAGTatgtttaaactaaaaaatttattaattatataataaatgtttttaatatCAACATAAAATATTGCTAGTTTAATCATTTTTACATTATAATTCTACactgttaattaatttatgcggcgtgtgaataataataataaatataaacatttaaaattagaaatgaatttatattatttaattttaaatctacATCTATGTATCTTTATTAAAGCTAAAACAAAGAGAAAACTATTtatttagcttttttttttttgaaaatttaaaattttcactgaTTTTTCTTTACTGTATCAACCATgcatgataattattttattgttattttataaaatttcaatttattttgtatatttaagcacataaaaatcatatttttgtaataaatattattattaatattatgtttACAACTTATATTtctacatataattttttaaattaataaatttacattttaaattgaaaaaaatttaagaaaaaaagcaTCTCATAGAAAACTAGTCAGGCCTTCATGAATTCACACATTACCCTTAAGTTTTGCAATGACAGTTTCTCTAACTTGTCAGATCCTTACCACCGGCTCCTATTTTGCAATGACAGCTTATAGTTTATTTTGGGCGGATATTATATAACATTAGAGGTCTCTCGCTGGTTTTCGACTCTTTAGGTTCGAAGGTGATTGTTTGTCTTTTCGATTTAGGACACGTGGCGTAATTTCGATTGGGAGCGTCGTTTTGCTTGCCCGTGGCTGTTATTTTCTGTGttgcatttaaaattttatcggCTATTTTGCTATATAAGAacccttctttttcctttttggttCACAACAGTTTCTCATGGGAGAGAGGAGCGaaggttcttcttcttctattctTAAAGGTAACCAAATCTGTGTAGAGAATATCATCATGGTCTTTAAAGAGCAACTGAAGTCGGGTCTTGCTGAATGTGCAAGCACGCTGCTTAGCTCTGTGCACTGGCTGAGGACTGTAACCAGCCTGACTATAATGGGTTTTTAGCGTCGCAATCCTTGGGAGGGTTGGATTGTGTGAGATTGATTTTGAGGGCAAGGGCATAAAGGTAATTGGGGAGACAACTTTTCTCATGGCCTTTCAAACGGCTCCTTCCTATAGGATGTGATAGATTTTGAGAATTTTGATCTAATAGAGACTTTTGATGTAACAGAGACTTTATTTAAGTCCCTTTCTTGACTCCTTGTAATATTTTGTAATAGAAATATATGTTTCATATGCTTTTGTGTACTTCTTTTGTTGCCACCATTTTTGCCGAACAAAGGGGCTAAAGCGTTTCTTCTTTAATACCCATTTAGTCacaaaatagttaaaaaatagGATTAATATCTGGGCTTGTGGCCCGAAAAGCTATTGTCCTTCCATCGTAAAACACCTTTGGGGGTTTTGTTAATACTGATCTTTCACCCGATCCAGATCTTTCACCCGATCCAGATCTTTCACCCGATCCAGTTCTTTGTTTAACACCTTCATCCTTTGTCTTTTCAGGGGTTGGTATATCCACCTTTCCAGCTATCTAGCGCAGATGACTCGATTAATGGGACCAACGCCCAAATCTGTGGTTTGGCAAGAGTCGCCTAGGGGCCTGACCGGGCGAAAATTGCCTTATGGTCTTGCCTAGTGGGACCAATGTACGAATGGCTTAGCGAAAGCTACCATATAGCTTggtttgatgaaaattgccttatggccttgcttAGTGGAATCAACGCCCGAATGGCCTGGCGAAAATTGGCTTAtggtcttgtttagtgggaccaacattTGAATGACCTCGCGAAAACTACCTTATGTTTTGGCCTGGTGAAAATTACCTTATGGCCttgcttagtgggaccaacacccaAATGGCCTAGCAAAAACTGCCTTAAGGTCTGGCCTAGTGAAAATTTCCTTATGGCCTTGCCTAATGGGACAAATACTCGAATGGCCTGGCGAAAGCTACCTTGTGGCCTGGTTTAGCCTCTTTTCAAAGAAGGCACTCCTCTCGTTCCTTATTACTGAAGAACACTACATGTGAAAAATACcttgttaatttattattaataaaactttCTCAGATTACAGATGCTCTAAGAATGGGGAATGACTTAACCATTTAACTTAGTCAAATTATAAGACCTTGGGTGAATAACCTTCGAGACCCTGAATGGTTCTTTTCAATTATCGCCGGACTTATGAGACTCGGCATTGC
This window encodes:
- the LOC110602002 gene encoding fruit bromelain: MAAFSHRNSVWSKLKWISSGFSDISRYCILNLHTWISTGMTVLASYTREKGVSPVTVQRLVLYAHSIWGVFDGKLPNGRPSYTIDNTNHVVLVIGYGTDLYGRDYFLIKNSWGTQWGDGGYAKLLRVGGAALWANVAISRELHHHSRLPTMMEKYKQWMARYGRVYKDFSEQQKRFQIFKYNVALVEAFNAVGNKSFNVSINQFADLTQEEFRKYYLGAEPPSQSSLRNIQTLNYENTIELPPSINWKTARAVTGIKDQGQCGSCWAFAVVAAVESAYKIKYGRLIALSEQQLLDCVSPGSLNNDYCGYGKPLHAYSYIMANGGLTTEDNYPYHKEKGYCANWRAYQIAVEIQNYYSIPSYSEATIMQALVQQPVVVIIDGYNSGFMLYGGGVFDGKLPNGRQSCTTNTNHVVLVIGYGTDPYGRDYFLIKNSWGTQWGEGGYARLLRVGGAGICGITNWPSIPLV